TTACCACTTCGTGTTTGATTAATAAGTACCTTACTGTTAGAATTGGTATATTTTACGATTCAAAATTTCGAATCTTTAGTATTGTATCATATGCAAGAGTTTAAGGTTCTATCCAAAAGTATCTTGTTTAGAAGAAAGAAATTTATGGTTTTCTTGAATCTCCGATATTCTCTTGTTTGTTATTTGTCTCTTATGATCTAGGATTCGGACAAGTCGAATAACGTCCCGTCGAGGAATTACGTGCGCGACGCTAAGGCAATGGCAGCGACACCAGCGGACATTAAGGAACACAAAAACTCGTACGTTTTCATAGTGGACATGCCGGGTTTGAAGTCAAGCGACATTAAAGTGCAATTAGAGGATGACAATGTGCTTATAATCAGTGGCGAgaggaaaagagaagaagaaaaagaaggggCGAAATATGTTATAATGGAAAGGAGAGTAGGGAAATTCATGAGGAAATTTGTGTTGCCTGAAAATGCAAATACAAATGCCATTTCTGCAGTTTGTCAAGATGGTGTATTGACTGTGACAGTGGAAAAATTGCCTCCACCTGAGCCAAAGAAGCCCAAAACTGTTGAAGTTAAAGTTGCTTGAAGTGATGAAAGGGAAAATTATAGGAGTGTTCTGTTTTGGATTTGGAAGTATAATTACGCGATAtttcattgtttgtttttctcatGGAAATTGTTGACAAGTATGGCGTAATCACTTTTCATCTTGGATAATTTACATATTGCTGTTTGTTTCCAGAACTCTAAATCTGGTCTGATTTTGTCAGTTTTGATGTAACAATGctgttttatctttcttttttcatgttaaagtgtctttttttatttatttgttttggatTTAAAGCGTGTAAACGGATCACTTAGAATTATCGTAAGGTGAATTTCCGCCAATATCAACATCATCATCGATTTGAATTATTCTACCGCCAGATGTCACATGACTACTAAGCAGCAGTAGGACACATATGAAGGAGGAGCAACTTGGTGCTCTTTCTCATTGATTGATATTTTCTAGTTATTCTGTATTTTAAGtgtttgtttaaattttataGTCATAGAAGTAATTGTACAAATTAAACTTTTATTAGAGATTATTTTAAGCTCATTATATTGAATTCACGCACTCTTGGACATTTTAACATACATCACACTACTTGTGAAATCGATCTCGACCCTTTGTTGAGTTTATTATTGTTGGAACCGTAaattctatagttgttagtaCTCAGTTCTATGTGCAAAATAAGCCTCAAAGTTATCCTATGAAAAATTACGATCATAGTGAAAAAAAGAAGTCCACTTTCATAACTTGTACTCATCTCTGATATTATCTGAAAAACAGATTAATGTATAAACAATTACTACGAGTATATAGTATAGC
This DNA window, taken from Nicotiana tabacum cultivar K326 chromosome 15, ASM71507v2, whole genome shotgun sequence, encodes the following:
- the LOC107782222 gene encoding 17.3 kDa class II heat shock protein, translated to MRLMGLENPLFHTLHQMMDLHADDSDKSNNVPSRNYVRDAKAMAATPADIKEHKNSYVFIVDMPGLKSSDIKVQLEDDNVLIISGERKREEEKEGAKYVIMERRVGKFMRKFVLPENANTNAISAVCQDGVLTVTVEKLPPPEPKKPKTVEVKVA